The sequence below is a genomic window from Schistocerca nitens isolate TAMUIC-IGC-003100 chromosome 4, iqSchNite1.1, whole genome shotgun sequence.
ctagccttacttgccccgagtcccattgagttttacccctaacggttgattAGCTCTTcagacattcacacaaggttggtgccggtggtgacacctacaacgtggtgacatgaggaaagtttccaacccatttctcatacacaaacagcagttgaccggcgttacctggtgtactttgttgtgatgcctcatgtaaggaggagaaatgcgttccatcacgtttccgactttgatgaaggtgacattgtagcctatcgcgattgcggtttatcgtatcgcgacattgctgctggcgatggtcgagatccaatgaatgttagcagaaaatggaatcggtgggttcaggagggtaatacggaacgccgtgctggatcccaacggcctcgtatcattagcagtcgagatgacacgcatcttatccgaatggctgtaagggatcgtgcagccacgtctcgatccctgagtgaacagatggggacgtttgcaagacaacaaccatctgctcgaacagttcgacgatgtttgcagcatcatggactatcagctcggggactggtgctgcggttacccttgacgctgcatcacagacaggagcgcctgagatggtgtactcaacaatgaacctgggtgaacgaatggcaaaacgtcattttttcggatgaatccaggatctgtttacagcattatgatggtcgcatccatgtttggcgacaacgcagtgaacgcacattggaagcgtgtattcgtcatcaccatactgtcgtatcacccagcgtgatagtatggggtgccattggttacacgtctcggtcacctattgttcgcattgacagcagtttgaagagtggacgttacgtgtcagatgtgttactacccgtggctctacccttcattcaatctctgcgaaaccctacatttcagtaggataatgcacgaccgcatgttgcaggtcctgtacgggcctttctggatacaacagATGttgaactgctgccctggccagcacattctccagatctctcaccaactgaaaacgtctgctcaatggtggtcgagcaactggctcgtaacaatgcgccagtcactactcgtgatgaactgtggtatcgtgttgaagctgcaatggcagctgtacctgttcacgccatccgagctctgtttgactcaatgcccaggcgcaccaaggccgttattatggtcagaggtggttgttctgggtaccgatttctcaggatctatgcacccaaattgcgtcaaaatgtaatagtatgtcaattctagtataatatacttgtccaatgaatacccgtttagcatatgtatttcttcttggtgtagcaattttaatggccagtagtgtatttgcaaccTAGTAGCGCATACATTTGCAGTGTATATCGGGTCGCCGCCCTCTCAGCGATGACACAGTGTGCCGTGGTGACGCGGCCCGGCTGTGGTACGCGGTCGCCAGAGCTGGGCCGGAGCGGCGGAAGGCGGCGGCAGCGCGCATGCGCAGACGTTGCGGCCGCGGCGCCGGCCTCCGGGGCGGCCAGTGTGCGTCGGGCAGCCGCCGCGTCCGCGTCACACAGCGCTGCGACGCGACCCGACCGCGCGAACGTGAGCGAGCGAGCGCGCGAGCGCGTACCTGCCGGGCAGCGCAGCGCGACGGCCGGCCGCCGACGGCGCGGCCACCCGCTTGGCGGACGGCTAGCTACTTAGCTCCACTACAGGCGTCCGCCACCGGACTCGCGCGCGTGCTTcgttattcttttatttatttttttttctctcgtgtGACGCAGGTGACAGCCGGGTTAAATCAGTCAGTGACGTCAATTTCTTCCACTGCCGGCCGTCTGACAACTCGCCCTGTTAAGGATACCACCCTTTCTTTTCCTCGACGCTCGAAGATCCTAAGAATTGCCCAAGACTACCAAAGAGGACGGTTATACACGGCCGAAATATGACTATAATATATTGTCGGTATCAGGTAATCTCTTGCAGTGTCTCTAGAATTATTTCGCCTGCCCCACGTATTGTGAATGTGTTGCTGCAACCGCATTGACTTCTACCAAGTAGCAAGTTATGACGTTTGGGTGATAACAGTATCAATATACACTGTGCCTAGATTTTGTGAAAACAAAGTCAGAGTAATGTGATGGTTAATTTGGTAAACGCTTCATCCACCCACAACAGCTTCGAACTCGGCCGCTTAAAAATTACCCAGTATTATTGCCTACAAATCCTATCACGAGAAACATACCCAATAATCAGCTCACAAAGGAAATCTGTCTTCATTAAGGTCCAGTCAAGATCGGTGCTCGTCGTCTTACAGCCTGTCAATTCGAGTgttagaaagattaaagaaagactCTCCAAAACACTATAAAACACTTCTATTTCCAGGAGCGCCTTTCTGAGTTACTCAATGCCCTTCAGCAGCTTTGCAAAGCTTACCCAGCCCTGTAGGATGATAGTCGACTCCTGTGAACATTAATTACAGCCAGAGACTGATTTATCGTCGAGAAGCAAAACAAAAGGGATATTTTCATTTCGATAATCGCTTTGCAAACTCAGTCACTATCATGCTTGGCATGTAGTCTCCTTCGATGTTCGTACGCTACTAGAAGTTCTTCCCAGGCCAGTGAGACTCGAGCACAGAGAATAGCGTGGCTTGTGAAGCGCCAGGCACCAGACACTTCAACTTCCACCGAAGGACAGAGTGCGTACCTAGGACTTGCCTAAGGGTCATTCCTTGACGTGCAgcgacagagacaaagaaagaatAGCCAAGAAAGGTCGGGGTCGAGCTCAGCAATAAACGGCCGTGACGAGGCACATCTCAGCCGCGACGTCATCATCGAGACAGGCGAGCTCTTAGCATTTTTTGCGACCCGCCCATCCTGTAGGCACTTTGAAGGCACGCTTGCACAGGCAAGCAGATAGCGACGTCCCGGAATCTACTGATTGTCGCCGGTGGTGCCGTACCAACGCCCAACTGAAGTGCCACAACGTAGACAATATTGCGATAGGAGTCGTGAGAAGTCGTGTTCCAAAACCATTATCTCGAGAGCTACAGACGTCCAAACAGGCATCAACCTATACGTCGTTGCGATAAGGAAACACCAGACAAATACCACTACAGTGGAGAAGTCAGGAGTTACAGTATAGATAACTTATTTGTGGAAATGATAGAGACGTGACTTTTTGGCAGTGCTGTCAAGATTCCACCGTACCCGTACTGCGTGTGTAAATAACATCCTAcactaaattattttattatcaaaagcaAATACATTGCTACAAATTTACGCTTAGTGGGCCAAATATTTTTTCAATTACTAATAGAGATTTAAAGTAATTGTGTCATGCTTGTTCGTTTCTGCCGAACACGTCTGATACCTTTCGAAAGCGTAACATTTCTAAATCTGTTTAGCATCGTTAGACAACTACATCATTGAAAAAACTCAGTGGGGTGTACCGACTCAGACGCGAAGCTTCACTGATTAATGAATGGATGCGTTAGCGGCCTCCATTGTGCTCTGAAAAAGAGCTTTGTGAATACATGAAACACACACCAAGCGTATACTATGATACTGAAGATACACATACATACTAATATTAATTGTCTCATACAACTGTTAAATATCAACAGAAGGACCTAAGAGTGTGATATATTATGAAATATCAAGATACGTACGTGAAATGGTGCTGAGGTATAatcttgaggaatgaaatagtacaCCACATTTAAATCACGTCGTGCTGGCGCCTTATGAGATGCCAGTTCAGTTATCCGTAACATAGTTTGGTTATTTTGAAGTATTCTTCTCTGTGTAAGATGCTGTGAAAACAAATTCGACTATAGAGTTGTTACTGAATAAATTTAGGTTTAAAATCGTTAGGAACCTGTAAATAACACAGTTCACTAAGAATTTGGTTGTGCTTGTGTATAATAAACATCACGCGGTAAAGTCTCTTCTCTTGACGAGTCTGTGGCAAATAGGTAAAACTGATATCGTTCACATTGGGAGTGAAGGTGACGTATGTGATAAATATGCAGCTGCTACGTTGAGCGACAGTGTTGGTGCAATTACTGTGCGTCTTATATAGTGAAACAGGAGCTATAGGGAACACATTAGTAAGGTAGACTGGTAGTTTCTGTCCGTATTAAAGAAAACACTTTCGTTTCCACATAAGCAGAAGAAGGAAGCGGATGAGTTCTGGAATATGAGGAAGCAGCTTTTCAGCCAGTAAGGTGAGACATTCTGTAGATAAGCAGTGCACAACAGTTTTGTAAAGAGTTGGTAACGTATATTTTTGAGTCTATTGGAGAGATGACAGGAACGATGGATGCTCTTAGGAGCATTGATTAGAGTTCTAACCAGTTCAATCCTACAGAAGAAATGCACTGTTGTAGCGGAAATACATTTAAGAACTGAAAGACGTCCTCCTTATCAAAGCTGTGTATTTTTGACTATAAATAGTTGACAATAAGTTTGCTACACTGTGTGAGACTATTGGAGACAACTGTTGGCCGACGTTTAGTTTAAAAAATTGTTTAGAACACTAGGAGACGATTCATAGATCACAATATACATGTACTTTGCTGTAAACGGGACAGAAATAAGTTGAGTATGAATTCAGGATCGAGTGAATGACGTCCGCACAGTAAAAACAGTGAGGATTAACATTTAAATAACACCGTAAAAGAGGGTTGCACAGTGTAGTGACTGAAGGATCCACTGGATAGCAGTGAGACAATCAGTAATTTTGCTTATCACTAGTGACGGATAAGAGTGATACGGCAATATTGCAACCTTTAGGTGGGTGTGGTTTCTTTTGAGCGGCAGTGGTGGTACAAACGGCGATATATCACAAAAAACGTGCCGGAAAAGATATGGAGTGTGAGGCTATTGTGGTCATTTGGTCGCTGAAGATGCTTCTATGTGGCTGTTGACAGGCTGTCGGTAATTTCGCGAAAGGTAAAGGGGTGATCCACAGTGTAAGACTTCTCGAACCATTTGGTGCCCAAAGACACTGAACGGCGATTTAGCTTACGAGAAGTGTGAGGCCTGGAACTTAGTGAGAGATAGCTGTTGGAGAGTCGTCGATTTCGCGTATGAGAGCAGTGTAGGTGTGAAAAGCAGTGGAAGGGTGTCGGAACCTAGCAGTGTCTGACGTCTCACCTGCGACCATAGACAAAGGGAGCGGGTCTCGGGGGCATGGTGAGGGAGGCCCGGCGGCGCGAGTGAGCGCGGTCGCATGGAGGCGCCCGCCGGCGTGGCCGCCGctacagcagccgccgccgccgccgccgcagcagcagcagcagcagccgcctccggcgccggcgccgcctccAGCAACTCGAGCGCCAACGCGAGCAGcgcgggcagcggcggcggcggaggcggcggcggcggcccgccGCCCGACGAGTGGTGGTTCCCGGGCCCGCGCTCGCCCTACTCGCCGGCCGAGGCGGTGCTCATCGCGCTCGTGCTGCTCTGCGTCATCGTCGGCACCGTCGTGGGCAACGTGCTCGTCTGCGTGGCCGTGTGCCTGGTGCGCAAGCTGCGCCGGCCCTGCAACTACCTGCTGGTCTCGCTGGCCGTCTCCGACCTGTGCGTCGCGCTGCTCGTGATGCCGATGGCGCTGCTGTCGGAGATCTTCGGCGTGTGGAGCTTCGGCCCCGTCGCCTGTGACCTGTGGGTCTCGTTCGACGTGCTCTCATGCACCGCGTCCATCCTCAACCTGTGCATGATCAGCGTGGACCGCTACTACGCCATCACGAAGCCGCTCGAGTACGGCGTGCGGCGCACGCCGCGCCGCATGGTGGCGAGCGTGGCGCTGGTGTGGCTGGGCGCCGCGTGCATCAGCCTGCCGCCGCTGCTCATCCTCGGCAACGAGCACGAGGACCCGCACGGCCTGCCGCAGTGCCAGGTGTGCCAGAACTTCGCCTACCAGATCTACGCCACGCTCGGCTCCTTCTACATCCCGCTCAGCGTCATGATCGTCGTCTACTACAAGATCTTCCGCGCGGCGCGCAAGATCGTGCTGGAGGAGCGGCGCGCCCAGTCCCACCTGCGGGCGCACTCCTACCTCGAGATCAGCGTCGGCAACGGCGGCGGCCCGCCGGAGACGCGGCTCGCCGCCTCGGCCGCGACGGCGGAGGCGGACGCGGCGGCGGTGGACGGCGCCGCCAACGGCAACGGCGCCACCCCCGCCGCCGACGAGCAGTCGTCGTCGTCGCCCGCGGTGAGggcgcagcaccagcagcagcagcaccggCCCAGCACCACCAGCACTAACACCACCGTGAGTACCAACAGGTGGTCCCCGGACACCTGCCCGCGCCCAGTCTGTCCATAGCTACACCGCGCCTTTTGAAACAACATTGATGCCCCCACCACAGGGTTCATTATGCACTAGTCGTCTAAAATGTGTAATTTATTTAACACCACCCTCCATGGcaattgtcacagtcaataaacgTGACAAACCTTATATGAGTTTCCATAAGATAATATGGTGGCAGTAAAGCGGCCATCTTGGAACAACAAAAATGTGACTCTTCAATTTCtcgaggcgtattttatgacgaaataaatctgggGTGTACAGCCCGGTATGAGTGTGCGTACGGCACAATATTTccgcaatcgaccacgttgccaaaATCAGTGCACCTGTTGGGCGGTGGGCCCACCGCTGGTCAGTacatcagtgcacctgatgatgacAGCTTGGTCCATTGCCGAAAcgaccggtctaaggcgctgcactcatggactgtgcggctgatcgcagcggaggttctagtcctcccttcttaggttaatttacgttaattagtgtgtaagcttagggactgatgaccttagcacttaagtcccataagatttcacacgcatttgaacacttgattgctgaaatattgtgtcctatgcacactcatacaagcctgttcacccgagatttatttcgtaacAACAAAAATGTCTACATTGCGACCGCGGTGCACAAAGTGTATTCATTCATAGTCAACAAAATTCTGACTCTGTGGGAGTATAAGCTTGTTGAAAGCGGCCATCTTGGAACAACAA
It includes:
- the LOC126252585 gene encoding 5-hydroxytryptamine receptor 1; protein product: AAASGAGAASSNSSANASSAGSGGGGGGGGGPPPDEWWFPGPRSPYSPAEAVLIALVLLCVIVGTVVGNVLVCVAVCLVRKLRRPCNYLLVSLAVSDLCVALLVMPMALLSEIFGVWSFGPVACDLWVSFDVLSCTASILNLCMISVDRYYAITKPLEYGVRRTPRRMVASVALVWLGAACISLPPLLILGNEHEDPHGLPQCQVCQNFAYQIYATLGSFYIPLSVMIVVYYKIFRAARKIVLEERRAQSHLRAHSYLEISVGNGGGPPETRLAQSSSSPAVRAQHQQQQHRPSTTSTNTTVSTNRWSPDTCPRPVCP